AGAAGCGCACAAATGGACGGAGGGCGCCACCGACGAGGTTATGGTCGAACGCGTAGGGATCTGCGGGTAGGTCAGGTGTTGCAGCTGAGGGATGGAACAATGCAAGCTGACTCATGCTGCCATCCTCAAGAAGAGTTCGCGGGGTGCGTTGGCAGTGATCAGGGCTATGGCTGGGGGCGGGCTGACGCTGTTCCCGACCATATGCACCTGCTCGGTCTTGGTGAACCGGCGGCCATCGTGGCCTCGGTCGATGATGTAGCTCGGCGGGAAGCCCTGCAGGTTGTAAAGCTCGGCGGGCGTGAGCATGCGCAGGCGGATGTCCACGACGACATAGGGGGTGCCCTTGATGTAGACGGTCACCAGCGCCAGGCGGTCCTTGGTGGTGACGGTGCTGGCGGGCTCGCGCAGGTCCCCCAGCTGGCCGCCTTCGCCGTAGTAGCGCATCAGGAACGCGGCCACCTGCAGGGCGCCCGCCTCATGCTCGGGCGACAGGTCGTATTCGACCAGTGCGTGGTGTTGGCCGGCCGCGGCCATCGTGCCGAGGGAATCAGCCAGTTCCGCGCCGGTGCTGTGGTGCCGCAAGGTGGCGAGGCGCGCCGCCACCACGCCGTGATGGCCGCCAGTGGTGATGGTCGGCATCGCGTCATCCGCACCGCGGCCGGGATGACCGCTGGTGTTCGTGACCAGGTGCGCCGTGATGAGTTGCTGCTGACTGCCGCTGTTGGTGATCGTGGAGGCCGGTCGCCGCAGGTCATGGGCCGGCGTCGCGTTGAATCCACCATTGGCCTGGACCATGAAGCCGGTAGCGACAGAAAATCCGCCGTTGCTTGCGGTGAGCGTACCCACCGGATCGGCGGGGTCGTTGCAGCCGTAGCTCCAGCGACGGGCGCCCGGCTTGCCCTCGCCGTGGCCGGCTTGAACGAGATAGCCTGCGGCTACGGCATGTTTGACGCCGCCAGCCGTAGCCACGCCGATCGGCTGTTGGAGATCGAGGCATCGCGGGGCCTGCCCCTTGCGCTCGCCATACCCTGCTTGAATCAGCACGGGAGTCGACAGCATCAGTTCGCCTCGATGGGCGGCGGTGATCGTCGGCGCGGATCCCAGGATGTCGTGCATGCGGTCGCCGCCGTGGTGAGTGGCCGGAACAAGCGCTGGCGCGACGACAGCATGCGATCCGCCCCGGGGCTTTGCCGTGATGGTGCTGATCGGCTGGCTTGCCGCATGGGAGCCGTCCCGGCTCCAGTTGGCGATCGGCACGATGAACGGATCCGCGCTGTCCAGCACGTATCGTTTCATGCCACGGGCGATGCGCCGCATGGTGGCGTCGGCGAGAGGGCGGGGGCGATTGAAGATGCTCTTGCCCTCGATGGTCCAGTCGATACCGTCGGCAGCTGCGCGCCGCTGTCGCTGGGCCTTGCCGGGATTCTTGAAGTGGGTCGCGGTAGGCCAGACGATCGGCTGCCCATCCCGACGCGCCATCATGAAAAGGCGGGTGCGAGTCGTGCCGGCGCCATAGTCGGCAGCATTCAGCTCACGCCATTCGACGATGTAGCCCATGCCGCGCAGGATCGCCACCAGGCGGTGCCAGTGTTTGCCCTGTTGCTTGGGGTCGGGGACCAGATACTGCTGCTCGACCGGTACGCGCTCGCCTGGATCCGCCACGCGGTGCACCATGCGACCGCTGGCGTCCGGCACCATGTCCAGCGTGACCACGCGGCCGGTGCTTGGGCAGCGCTTGGCGACCAGCCGGCCCCACTTCAATATCTGGACCACGTTCTCCAGGCTGATGATGTCGGGCGTGACGGTCCCAGCCCAGCGCACGGTTACCCACGCGAGCGCGCGGATTGCCCTATTGCGCGGCTGGCCGCCCTTGGCCTGGCTGTGATCGGTGCAGTCCGGCGACAAGTGCAGCCAGCCCACTTCCGCGCCGCCCGTCGCCTGGCGCGGGCATACCTCACGAACGTCGGCGATGAGGTGCTTGGCCTGGGGGTGGTTGACCTCATGCATGCTGAGGGCGGTCGGGTTGTGATTGATGGCGATGTGTACGTGCTGGCCTGTGGCCATTTCGTAGGCCGTGGACCAGCCGCCGCCACCGGCGAAAATGTCGACGACGAGCTTGGCGGAAATGCCGAGTACAAGCTGGGGGGTCAGCATGCGGACTCCGTGGAATAGAGGTAGTGGTGAGCCCTTCGCGCGATGAAAGCAGCGCCGGGCGATAGCGAGAGAAAATTGAGCTGCGGCATGGGCATATCTGTAGCGGGCGCGGGGCTCAGATTCAGATGCACCACCAGCAGACACGTTTTGGCGATTCGGTTACGATCCGATCGCTAATAGACTGCTGGAGCGCATGTGGACTTGCCTACTTTTCTCAACGAAGGCTTGAAGAATCTGATCGCGCTGTTGGGTGTGGTCGCCTGGCCCGCAACAGTGCTTTTTGTTGTTTGGCTCTTTCGCGATGAGATAAGGCTGAAGATCCAGACCTTGGCTTTGATGCAGGCTCCGGGCGTCAATCTTCAATTCGGGAGCGGGATGCGGCAAGCCGAGCAGGAGGCTGTCGAGGCACATATAAGGAAGCCGGGCGCCAATGCTCAGGTCCAGGAAGAGATTTCTTCCGATGATCTGCGCGAGTTGTCTGATGTGTCTGCCCCTTCACGTCCGCTAGTAAAAATTGCCGCCGCATCCAGAATCGTTCAATTCACCTTTAGTGACGTGGTCGCGGAACTCAGAAAAAAGGCTGGGAAGCACGGGGTCACGCGTGACGGAATAAAGAAGCGCCGAGTCGATAGCATGGTTGAAGATCTGCGCACGCACCGCGGCATGACCGAGGGCTTGGCCCGGATGATTTTGAAACTTAAGGAATTGCGGGACATCGCGGCGCATGATCCCTACGGCGTAACCGCCGAAGATGCGATGCGCTATACAAAGCTGGCAGAGGATGTGAAGCGAGGAATTTGGGACTTGCC
The window above is part of the Achromobacter deleyi genome. Proteins encoded here:
- a CDS encoding DNA cytosine methyltransferase encodes the protein MLTPQLVLGISAKLVVDIFAGGGGWSTAYEMATGQHVHIAINHNPTALSMHEVNHPQAKHLIADVREVCPRQATGGAEVGWLHLSPDCTDHSQAKGGQPRNRAIRALAWVTVRWAGTVTPDIISLENVVQILKWGRLVAKRCPSTGRVVTLDMVPDASGRMVHRVADPGERVPVEQQYLVPDPKQQGKHWHRLVAILRGMGYIVEWRELNAADYGAGTTRTRLFMMARRDGQPIVWPTATHFKNPGKAQRQRRAAADGIDWTIEGKSIFNRPRPLADATMRRIARGMKRYVLDSADPFIVPIANWSRDGSHAASQPISTITAKPRGGSHAVVAPALVPATHHGGDRMHDILGSAPTITAAHRGELMLSTPVLIQAGYGERKGQAPRCLDLQQPIGVATAGGVKHAVAAGYLVQAGHGEGKPGARRWSYGCNDPADPVGTLTASNGGFSVATGFMVQANGGFNATPAHDLRRPASTITNSGSQQQLITAHLVTNTSGHPGRGADDAMPTITTGGHHGVVAARLATLRHHSTGAELADSLGTMAAAGQHHALVEYDLSPEHEAGALQVAAFLMRYYGEGGQLGDLREPASTVTTKDRLALVTVYIKGTPYVVVDIRLRMLTPAELYNLQGFPPSYIIDRGHDGRRFTKTEQVHMVGNSVSPPPAIALITANAPRELFLRMAA